The segment CTCAGGTCTAAAATAATCAGCCCAAAGAATACGAATTTCTTTTTTGCATAGTTCAGCATGCTCCTCTTTAGTTGATACATATCTGCTTAATTGAGAAACATAATTTGTTCTATCTGCATCAGTAGATGGTACTTCAGCAGCTTCAATTAATTGTATCATTCGCATAGTAGTCAAAGCTGCAACTTGTGCCAGGTGTGGATCATATATCCCACAAGGTACGTCACAATGAGCAAAAGCAGTCTCTATTTTTGAAAATTCTACCAACTTCTTAGAAATCAACATTCACACTCCTAAAATATTGAGATAAAGTAAATATGTATTAGATTACCCTAACTCTAATGGTTAATCAACTTGTCAAAAAAGCATTTTCTTGAATATTATTCATATTGCTAAAGAATTGAAAAAAAGTTAATTTTATCTTGAATATTTATAAATATATACAATACAAAATACTAAAAGTAGATGGGCAAAGTATGTCGCCTTGTCTCAATACTAATGACATAGTTTTGGGGAAATATTCTTTGAAATTATTTCGAAATAATTTGATATGTTTTAACCTTCCTTCTAATACCAATAAACTATATATAAAACGGATCATAGGATTGCC is part of the SAR202 cluster bacterium genome and harbors:
- the sodN gene encoding superoxide dismutase, Ni, which gives rise to MLISKKLVEFSKIETAFAHCDVPCGIYDPHLAQVAALTTMRMIQLIEAAEVPSTDADRTNYVSQLSRYVSTKEEHAELCKKEIRILWADYFRPEHIEKYPELHDTVFNALKTASKVRQTNDTQAPQDLLNAVNQIATIFWATKDVKTSVQPSRQAVGGELVLPA